From the Quercus lobata isolate SW786 chromosome 6, ValleyOak3.0 Primary Assembly, whole genome shotgun sequence genome, one window contains:
- the LOC115995376 gene encoding chaperone protein dnaJ A6, chloroplastic-like: LLTLPVPFTNVLIFLLCFHFSAYRKLARSYHPDVNKEPGAEQKFKDISNAYEVLSDDEKRSLYDRYGEAGLKAGPGFNDFSNPFDLFESLFEGINQGGRPSRNRAVDGQDEYYNLVLNFKEAVFGVEKEIEISRLESCGTCNGSGAKPGTNPSKCSTCGGQGQVVSSARTPLGVFQQVMTCSSCGGTGEISTPCNTCSGDGRVRRTKRISLKVPAGVDSGSRLRVRNEGNAGRRGGAPGDLFVIIEVMPDPVLKRDDTNILYTCKVSYIDAILGTTIKVPTVDGVVDLKIPAGTQPNTTLVMAKKGVPLLNKSNMRGDQLVRVQIEIPKRLSSDERKLIEELADLSKGKTASSRR; the protein is encoded by the exons CTTTTGACATTACCTGTTCCATTTACTAATGTTTTAATATTCCTCCTATGCTTTCACTTTTCAGCTTATCGGAAGCTTGCTAGGAGTTATCACCCAGATGTGAACAA AGAACCTGGGGCAGAGCAAAAATTCAAGGATATTAGCAATGCATATGAG GTTCTGTCTGATGATGAGAAACGATCCTTATATGACAGATATGGAGAGGCTGGACTTAAAGCTGGTCCGGGCTTTAAT GATTTCAGCAATCCCTTTGATCTGTTTGAGTCGTTATTTGAAGGCATAAATCAGGGGGGAAGACCTTCTAGGAATAGAGCAGTTGATGGTCAGGATGAGTATTACAATCTTGTCTTAAACTTTAAGGAAGCAGTTTTTGGggttgagaaagagattgaGATAAGCCGACTAGAGAGCTGTGGGACTTGCAATGGTTCAGGTGCTAAACCAGGGACCAATCCATCCAAATGTAGCACTTGTGGTGGGCAAGGACAGGTTGTCTCATCAGCGAGGACCCCGTTAGGTGTCTTCCAGCAGGTAATGACCTGCTCTTCTTGTGGTGGGACTGGGGAAATATCCACCCCTTGCAACACGTGTTCTGGGGATGGTCGGGTAAGAAGGACAAAACGGATAAGTCTGAAAGTTCCTGCTGGTGTGGACTCTGGTAGCCGTTTAAGGGTCCGAAATGAAGGAAATGCTGGAAGACGAGGTGGCGCTCCTGGTGACCTCTTCGTAATTATTGAAGTTATGCCAGACCCTGTCCTTAAACGTGATGACACCAACATTTTGTATACCTGCAAGGTTTCCTACATTGACGCGATCTTGGGAACTACAATCAAGGTTCCGACAGTGGATGGTGTGGTTGATTTGAAGATTCCGGCTGGTACCCAACCAAACACGACTCTTGTAATGGCCAAGAAAGGTGTTCCTCTATTGAATAAGAGCAACATGAGGGGCGATCAGTTGGTTCGCGTGCAGATTGAAATCCCAAAGAGATTGAGCTCTGATGAGAGAAAGCTCATTGAAGAACTCGCTGATCTAAGCAAGGGCAAGACTGCAAGCAGTAGGAGATAG
- the LOC115993709 gene encoding linamarin synthase 2-like, whose amino-acid sequence MGSEETPKPHAVFLPYPSQGHLTPMMRLAKLVHSRGFHITFVNTEFNHRRLIRSKGLDYVKGLPDFRFETIPEGLPPSDRDATQDIPALCDSIRKNCLAPFKELVLKLNSSESEVPLVTCIISDGFMSFAIKAGEELGIPEVQFWTASACGFLGYLYFTELIKRGIIPFKDESFKYDGTLETPINWIPGMKNIRLMDLPSFIRTTDINEILFDYSGSETRNCLNSSAIIFNTFDELEHDVIEEITAKFPHIYNIGPLSLLERHLPENQFMSISSSLWKEDSKCLQWLDKREPNSVVYINYGSMTIITKQQFDEFAWGLANSKHTFLWIVRPDVVMGDSIILPEEFFEETKDRGLLTTWCPQEKVLAHPSIGVYLTHCGWNSMLESVCAGVPIICWPFFAEQQTNCRYACTTWEIGVEVNEDVKRDEIEALVKEMMEGEKGKAARQKASEWKKKAMEATNIEGSSYKNFERLIKEALLIGE is encoded by the exons ATGGGTTCAGAAGAAACCCCAAAACCCCATGCAGTTTTTCTCCCATACCCATCACAAGGCCATTTAACACCCATGATGCGACTAGCCAAGCTCGTTCACTCAAGGGGCTTTCATATAACCTTTGTTAACACTGAGTTCAACCACAGACGCTTAATCAGGTCCAAAGGACTTGACTACGTAAAGGGCCTGCCTGATTTCCGGTTTGAAACAATACCAGAAGGGTTGCCACCGTCCGATCGTGATGCAACCCAAGATATCCCAGCGCTATGTGATTCCATAAGAAAGAATTGTTTGGCCCCGTTTAAAGAGCTAGTGCTTAAGCTCAACTCATCCGAGTCTGAAGTGCCTTTGGTTACTTGCATAATCTCTGATGGCTTCATGAGTTTTGCTATTAAAGCTGGTGAGGAATTAGGCATCCCGGAGGTTCAATTTTGGACTGCCTCTGCTTGTGGCTTCTTGGGATATCTCTACTTCACTGAACTTATCAAAAGAGGCATTATTCCATTTAAAG ATGAAAGCTTTAAATATGATGGCACTCTTGAGACACCAATCAATTGGATACCAGGAATGAAAAACATCAGGCTTATGGACCTCCCTAGTTTCATTAGAACCACTGACATCAATGAAATATTGTTCGACTATTCGGGATCAGAAACACGAAATTGCTTGAATTCTTCGGCAATCATCTTCAACACATTTGATGAGTTAGAGCATGATGTCATAGAAGAAATTACAGCGAAATTTCCTCACATTTACAATATAGGTCCACTTTCCTTGCTAGAACGGCATTTACCAGAGAACCAATTCATGTCTATAAGTTCAAGCTTATGGAAAGAAGACTCAAAATGCCTCCAATGGCTTGATAAAAGGGAACCCAACTCAGTTGTGTACATAAATTATGGAAGCATGACCATAATCACAAAACAACAGTTTGATGAATTTGCATGGGGGCTTGCAAATAGCAAGCACACTTTTTTGTGGATAGTTAGGCCTGATGTGGTAATGGGAGATTCAATAATTTTGCCTGAAGAATTTTTTGAGGAGACTAAGGATAGGGGATTGCTAACAACTTGGTGCCCCCAAGAGAAAGTGCTAGCACACCCATCTATAGGGGTTTACCTAACACATTGTGGTTGGAATTCGATGTTAGAAAGTGTATGTGCTGGTGTGCCTATTATTTGCTGGCCTTTCTTTGCTGAGCAACAAACAAATTGTCGGTATGCATGTACCACTTGGGAGATTGGTGTGGAGGTTAACGAGGATGTTAAACGTGATGAGATTGAAGCACTTGTTAAGGAAATGATGGAAGGGGAAAAGGGGAAGGCCGCAAGGCAAAAGGCTAGCGAATGGAAGAAAAAAGCAATGGAAGCAACTAATATTGAAGGATCATCATACAAGAATTTTGAAAGATTAATTAAGGAGGCTCTCCTCATTGGTGAGTAA
- the LOC115950410 gene encoding uncharacterized protein LOC115950410: MELLQEYKAAQTIEGPADSPVQDQELHQVPTKWKPPCSNFYKANFDGAVFQDLQKAGIGVVIRDSNGEVIGALSESSFLPATVEDVEAIACRKAVSFARDLGLEKVVFEGDSKTIIRAINSDFTCLASSGHIVDDVRTLALFFNSFSFIHAKRSGNAVADKLAKLAKYTHSKVWYDDIPYDVKQLVLLDKSFCQV, encoded by the coding sequence ATGGAACTGCTTCAGGAATACAAAGCAGCCCAAACAATAGAGGGACCAGCTGACTCACCTGTTCAGGACCAAGAGCTTCACCAAGTTCCTACCAAATGGAAACCGCCATGTAGTAACTTCTACAAAGCAAATTTCGACGGAGCCGTATTCCAAGACTTACAAAAGGCAGGCATTGGCGTGGTCATTAGGGACTCGAACGGTGAGGTAATCGGTGCACTTTCTGAGAGCTCCTTTCTACCAGCAACAGTAGAAGACGTGGAGGCAATTGCATGCAGAAAGGCAGTCTCCTTTGCGAGGGATCTAGGTCTGGAGAAGGTGGTCTTTGAAGGCGACTCAAAAACAATTATCAGAGCCATCAACTCTGACTTTACGTGTCTTGCTTCCTCTGGCCATATTGTTGATGATGTCAGAACCTtggctttattttttaattccttttcaTTTATACATGCTAAAAGGAGTGGTAATGCTGTGGCCGACAAATTGGCAAAGCTAGCCAAGTACACCCACAGTAAGGTATGGTATGATGACATACCCTATGATGTGAAACAACTTGTACTGTTGGACAAAAGTTTCTGTCAAGTTTGA
- the LOC115950661 gene encoding linamarin synthase 2-like, which translates to MGSAETQKPHAVCVPYPSQGHVTPMMRLAKLLHSRGFHITFVNTEFNHRRLIRSKGLEYIKGLPDFQFETIPDGLPPSDSDADSDAIQYVPGLCDSTRKNCLAPFKELVLKLNSSSEVPLVTCIVSDGVMSFAIKVGEELGIPEVQFWTTSACGYMGFLYFSELIKKGIIPFKDETFKYDGTLETPINWIPGLKNIRLMDLPSFIRTTDITETMFDFMGSEARNCLNSPAIIFNTFEEFEHDVLEAIAAIFPRIYNIGPLSLLEQHVPESQFMSMSANLWKEDPKCIQWLDKWEPNSVVYVNYGSVTIMTEQHFNEFAWGLANSKHPFLWIVRPDVVMGDSEILAENFFEETKDRAFLTSWCPQDQVLAHPSIGVFLTHCGWNSTLESVCAGVPIICWPFFADQQPNCRYACTTWGIGMEINHDVKREEIEALVKEMLEGDKGKETKQKALEWKKKAVEATDIGGSSYKDFERLIKEALYVGK; encoded by the exons ATGGGTTCTgcagaaacccaaaaaccccATGCAGTTTGTGTTCCATACCCATCACAAGGCCATGTAACACCCATGATGAGACTAGCCAAGCTCCTTCACTCAAGGGGCTTTCATATAACCTTTGTTAACACTGAGTTCAACCACAGACGCTTAATCAGGTCCAAAGGACTTGAATACATAAAGGGGCTACCTGATTTCCAGTTTGAAACAATACCAGATGGGTTGCCACCATCTGATAGTGATGCAGATAGTGATGCAATCCAGTATGTACCAGGTCTATGTGATTCCACAAGAAAGAATTGTTTGGCCCCTTTTAAAGAGCTAGTGCTTAAGCTTAACTCATCCTCTGAAGTGCCTTTGGTTACTTGCATAGTTTCTGATGGAGTAATGAGTTTTGCAATTAAAGTTGGGGAAGAATTAGGCATCCCAGAGGTTCAATTTTGGACTACCTCAGCTTGTGGCTACATGGGATTCCTCTACTTCTCTGAACTCATCAAAAAAGGAATTATTCCATTCAAAG ATGAAACTTTCAAATATGATGGCACTCTTGAGACACCAATCAATTGGATCCCAGGATTGAAAAATATTAGGCTTATGGACCTCCCTAGCTTCATTAGAACCACTGACATTACTGAAACAATGTTCGACTTTATGGGATCAGAAGCACGAAATTGCTTGAATTCCCCGGCGATCATCTTCAACACATTTGAAGAGTTTGAACATGATGTCCTAGAAGCAATTGCAGCCATATTCCCTCGAATTTACAATATAGGTCCACTTTCCTTACTAGAACAGCATGTGCCTGAGAGTCAATTCATGTCTATGAGTGCAAACTTATGGAAAGAAGACCCAAAATGCATCCAATGGCTGGATAAATGGGAACCCAACTCAGTTGTGTATGTAAATTATGGCAGCGTGACCATAATGACAGAACAacattttaatgaatttgcatgGGGACTTGCAAATAGCAAGCACCCATTTTTGTGGATAGTTAGGCCTGATGTGGTAATGGGGGATTCAGAAATTTTGGCCGAAAATTTTTTTGAGGAGACGAAGGATAGGGCATTCCTAACAAGTTGGTGCCCCCAAGATCAAGTGCTAGCACACCCATCTATAGGGGTATTCCTAACACATTGTGGTTGGAATTCTACATTAGAAAGTGTATGTGCTGGTGTGCCTATTATTTGCTGGCCATTCTTTGCTGACCAACAACCAAATTGTCGGTATGCTTGCACCACTTGGGGGATTGGCATGGAGATCAACCATGATGTAAAACGTGAAGAGATTGAAGCACTTGTTAAGGAAATGCTAGAAGGGGATAAGGGGaaagaaacaaagcaaaaggCTCTAGAATGGAAGAAAAAAGCAGTGGAAGCAACTGATATAGGAGGATCATCTTACAAGGATTTTGAGAGGTTAATTAAGGAGGCTCTCTATGTAGGAAAGTAA